From a single Paraburkholderia youngii genomic region:
- a CDS encoding LysR substrate-binding domain-containing protein, translating to MKRLPSLTAVRYFEVAARLQSFTAAAAELHVTQGAISRMIQTLEEQLEVRLFERNGRWISLTPVGRTYHEQITVGLNQIAEAGSRLKESADQSTLILSVNVGFTLWLVQNISEFRAKFPDIQVDVLAEELKELDYDAPVHARIRYGSPPWPGYDSICLLDTTEAGVVCSPRMKQQVDVHEPADLLTAPLLSIAGTREEPWQKFFEQHGLQMPSLGKSPRFLQMLMMREAAMSGLGFGLVPLFLFQQDFRDGRLVQAIPHTCTIRHGYHLLYRKGEDLNPKLKIFKKWLLARLRASI from the coding sequence ATGAAGCGCCTTCCCTCTCTGACAGCCGTCAGATATTTCGAGGTCGCTGCCCGCCTGCAAAGCTTTACCGCGGCGGCCGCCGAACTCCACGTGACCCAGGGCGCGATCAGCCGCATGATCCAGACGCTCGAGGAACAACTCGAGGTTCGCCTGTTCGAACGCAATGGCCGCTGGATTTCACTGACACCCGTCGGCAGGACCTATCACGAACAGATTACGGTGGGCCTGAACCAGATTGCCGAGGCGGGCAGCCGGCTGAAGGAAAGCGCAGACCAGTCGACGCTGATCCTTTCCGTCAACGTTGGCTTCACCCTCTGGCTGGTCCAAAACATCAGCGAGTTCCGCGCCAAATTCCCGGATATCCAGGTGGACGTGCTGGCCGAGGAACTCAAGGAACTTGATTACGACGCGCCCGTCCATGCTCGCATCCGTTATGGCTCACCCCCGTGGCCCGGTTACGATTCGATCTGCCTGCTCGACACGACCGAGGCGGGCGTGGTTTGCTCGCCGCGCATGAAGCAGCAGGTCGATGTGCATGAACCCGCCGACTTGCTCACGGCCCCGTTGCTGAGCATTGCCGGCACGCGCGAAGAACCTTGGCAGAAGTTTTTCGAACAGCACGGACTGCAGATGCCAAGCCTCGGCAAATCCCCGCGCTTTCTGCAGATGCTGATGATGCGCGAAGCCGCCATGTCAGGTCTCGGCTTCGGCTTGGTGCCCTTGTTCCTGTTTCAGCAGGACTTCCGGGACGGCCGGTTGGTGCAGGCCATCCCGCACACATGCACCATCCGACACGGGTACCACCTCCTTTACCGTAAGGGCGAGGACCTCAACCCGAAACTCAAGATTTTCAAGAAGTGGCTGTTGGCGCGGCTTCGAGCGTCGATATGA
- a CDS encoding pilus assembly protein TadG-related protein, translating into MRNVHTLRTQRRAKSMKKQKGAVAIMVALLLLMLLSFAALAIDIGNLMVARTQAQTAADAAALAGAQCLYTQASNASCNNASAANPDWNDSQTVAVSFGPKNNVQGAAVQLHTSDVTTGYVNVTNVAAGVSQATVPVASGKIVPAVQVTVHKDGTDSNGSVPLYLAQVLNIASLKTSATATAVVASPGTAEVGALFPVVMSQCLYNSYWNSATNSPKLATSTTDPQAANNGTPIPQTIGQPYIFGIRASYQAANCNAGQWTSLSSANSQLGSDAIVGLMTSGNASPMSIGQPIYLETGLNSNAFHNVGTCSQIPAGSAGSCAWVTVAVVSNVTGGQGSTPPIVAFGCLHILNETGSGTNALITVQMGNDPNYCKNSQMDGIGPNYGTIMMPRLVQ; encoded by the coding sequence ATGCGTAACGTCCATACCCTGCGTACTCAGCGCCGCGCCAAATCGATGAAGAAGCAGAAGGGCGCGGTGGCCATCATGGTCGCCTTGCTGCTGCTTATGCTCCTCAGCTTCGCGGCGCTCGCGATCGACATTGGCAACCTGATGGTGGCCCGCACTCAGGCACAGACTGCCGCGGACGCCGCGGCGCTTGCAGGGGCACAGTGCCTCTATACCCAAGCCAGCAACGCTAGCTGTAACAACGCGAGCGCGGCCAATCCGGATTGGAACGACTCGCAGACCGTGGCTGTTTCGTTCGGGCCGAAGAACAACGTGCAGGGGGCGGCCGTGCAGTTGCATACGTCGGATGTCACTACGGGCTATGTGAATGTGACCAATGTTGCGGCTGGTGTATCCCAGGCCACCGTGCCGGTAGCAAGCGGAAAGATCGTGCCTGCGGTCCAGGTGACGGTCCACAAGGACGGAACCGACTCCAACGGTAGCGTCCCGCTGTATCTGGCGCAAGTGCTGAACATCGCGTCGCTGAAGACGAGTGCGACGGCGACCGCGGTCGTGGCTAGTCCGGGAACCGCTGAAGTTGGGGCACTGTTCCCGGTCGTGATGTCGCAATGCCTGTACAACTCCTACTGGAATTCGGCGACCAACTCCCCCAAGCTTGCTACCAGTACAACCGACCCCCAAGCGGCCAACAACGGCACGCCCATTCCGCAGACGATCGGCCAACCGTACATCTTCGGGATCAGAGCGTCGTACCAGGCCGCCAATTGCAACGCAGGACAATGGACGTCCCTCTCTTCTGCTAACAGCCAGCTTGGTTCCGACGCCATAGTCGGGTTGATGACGAGCGGAAACGCGAGTCCGATGTCTATCGGCCAACCGATTTATCTCGAGACGGGCCTGAATAGCAATGCGTTCCACAATGTTGGAACCTGTAGTCAGATTCCGGCGGGTTCGGCGGGTAGTTGTGCCTGGGTGACGGTAGCCGTGGTGAGTAATGTTACGGGGGGACAGGGGAGTACCCCGCCGATCGTCGCATTCGGGTGCCTGCACATCCTGAACGAGACAGGCAGCGGCACCAACGCACTGATCACCGTTCAGATGGGCAACGATCCGAACTACTGCAAAAACAGCCAGATGGACGGCATTGGCCCCAACTATGGGACGATCATGATGCCCCGGTTGGTTCAGTAA
- a CDS encoding TadE/TadG family type IV pilus assembly protein, producing the protein MESNDEPEKKQKGVVAVETALVLPLLLLIVFGIVEFGLALYDQAVITNAAREGARAGIVLTSPRPTTTDITSVVTGYTSSYLISFAAKNPTPSVSVTNAGGSFGTALAVKVSYTFTGLLLGPLMNPLTGPITLSSTATMNNE; encoded by the coding sequence ATGGAGTCAAATGATGAACCTGAAAAAAAGCAAAAGGGTGTGGTGGCCGTCGAAACCGCGCTCGTACTTCCGCTTCTGTTGCTGATTGTGTTCGGAATCGTCGAGTTCGGCCTGGCTCTGTACGACCAGGCTGTCATCACCAACGCCGCCAGGGAGGGCGCGCGGGCGGGCATCGTGCTAACGAGTCCCAGGCCCACGACCACGGACATTACGAGCGTCGTGACCGGCTATACGTCCTCGTACCTGATTTCGTTTGCGGCGAAAAACCCCACGCCATCGGTCTCGGTGACCAACGCAGGCGGGTCGTTCGGCACCGCGTTGGCGGTCAAGGTCTCGTACACGTTCACGGGGTTGTTGCTCGGCCCCCTGATGAACCCGTTGACTGGGCCGATCACGTTGAGCTCCACGGCCACGATGAATAACGAATAA